The proteins below are encoded in one region of Nitrosomonas ureae:
- the eno gene encoding phosphopyruvate hydratase: MSAIVEVIAREILDSRGNPTIEADVTLESGVFGRASVPSGASVGTKEAMELRDGDAQRYSGKGVLKAVKNVNTEISEALLGLDATDQSFIDQTVIDLDGSENKSRLGANAILAVSLAVAKAAAEESGLPLYRYLGGAASMSMPVPLMNLINGGAHANNNIDMQEFMIVPLGISNFHDAIRCGAEVFGTLKKLINNKNMPTTVGDEGGFAPNLENNEAALQLIVEAIDQAGYQPGKDIAIGIDCASSEFFHDGKYHLSSDNLHLTSAQFVDYLLSWVDKYPIISIEDGMSEHDWDGWKLLTQKLGDSIQLVGDDIFVTNARILREGIKQGIANSILIKVNQIGTLTETFAAIEMAKCAGYTAVISHRSGETEDTTIADIAVAANALQIKTGSLSRSDRLAKYNQLLRIEENLGDTVKYAGRSAFYQLK; the protein is encoded by the coding sequence ATGAGTGCAATTGTAGAGGTCATCGCCCGTGAGATTCTGGATTCTCGCGGTAATCCAACTATTGAAGCAGATGTAACGCTGGAATCGGGAGTTTTTGGCCGTGCCTCAGTTCCCTCTGGTGCATCTGTTGGAACCAAAGAAGCAATGGAGCTGCGTGATGGTGATGCACAACGCTATTCAGGAAAAGGTGTTCTTAAGGCGGTGAAAAATGTTAACACCGAAATCTCTGAAGCGTTATTGGGTTTAGATGCTACTGATCAAAGTTTCATTGATCAAACTGTAATTGATTTAGACGGATCCGAAAACAAATCCAGACTTGGTGCCAACGCAATTCTGGCAGTATCGCTGGCGGTTGCCAAAGCAGCCGCCGAGGAATCAGGTTTGCCGCTATATCGTTATCTGGGTGGTGCTGCGTCAATGTCAATGCCCGTTCCGTTGATGAACTTAATTAATGGCGGCGCACATGCCAATAATAATATCGATATGCAAGAATTTATGATTGTGCCGTTGGGAATCTCAAATTTTCATGATGCCATTCGTTGCGGTGCCGAAGTTTTTGGTACGCTCAAGAAGCTTATTAATAACAAAAATATGCCTACTACAGTGGGCGATGAAGGCGGGTTTGCACCTAACTTGGAAAACAATGAAGCAGCTTTGCAATTAATCGTAGAAGCTATTGATCAAGCAGGCTATCAACCTGGAAAAGATATTGCGATTGGTATTGATTGCGCTAGCTCTGAATTTTTTCATGATGGTAAATACCATTTATCTTCTGATAACTTGCATCTGACATCAGCTCAATTCGTCGATTATTTATTATCGTGGGTGGATAAATATCCCATTATCAGTATCGAAGACGGTATGAGCGAGCATGATTGGGATGGGTGGAAATTATTAACTCAAAAATTGGGTGATTCAATTCAATTGGTCGGCGATGATATCTTTGTCACCAATGCAAGAATTTTACGGGAAGGGATCAAGCAAGGCATTGCTAATTCTATCTTAATCAAGGTAAATCAGATTGGCACATTAACAGAAACATTCGCAGCCATTGAGATGGCTAAATGTGCTGGTTACACCGCAGTCATCTCACATCGTTCAGGAGAAACCGAGGACACCACCATCGCCGACATCGCAGTAGCGGCCAATGCATTGCAAATCAAAACTGGCTCACTATCTAGATCCGACCGTCTTGCTAAATACAATCAATTATTACGAATTGAAGAAAATTTAGGAGATACAGTAAAATATGCCGGCCGGAGCGCGTTTTATCAACTTAAATAA
- a CDS encoding CTP synthase produces MTKYVFVTGGVVSSLGKGIAAASLAALLESRGLKVTMLKLDPYINVDPGTMSPFQHGEVFVTEDGAETDLDLGHYERFITTRMTRHNNFTTGQIYESVIRKERRGDYLGGTVQVIPHITDEIKRYIQAGVGDAQIAIIEIGGTVGDIESLPFLEAIRQMAVQNSRMDTCFIHLTLLPYIGSAGELKTKPTQHSVKELREIGIQPDVLLCRSDRELPEDERRKIALFTNVREEAVISAIDVDSIYKIPGLLHAQMLDEIICHKLNILAKPADLGVWNKLVYALEHPKHTVTIAIVGKYVDLTESYKSLSEALIHAGIHTHSRININYIDSENIETEGTSGLIEMDAILVPGGFGKRGVEGKIMAINFARINRIPYLGICLGMQLAVVEYARNKTGMKGAHSTEFNPDTPFPVIGLITEWRTRDGQIEIRDENSDIGGSMRLGGQECILKKDTLAWKTYGKDTIIERHRHRYEVNNLYIPRLEKAGLCISGFSKEENLCEMIELSDAEHPWFLGCQFHPEFTSTPRLGHALFKSYVQAAINFASKHQLSGDEKIHALRNN; encoded by the coding sequence ATGACTAAGTATGTCTTTGTGACAGGCGGTGTTGTTTCTTCGCTGGGTAAAGGAATTGCAGCTGCATCTCTTGCCGCACTGCTTGAGTCGCGTGGACTTAAAGTGACTATGCTTAAGCTGGATCCTTATATTAATGTGGACCCGGGTACCATGAGTCCGTTTCAGCATGGCGAAGTATTTGTAACTGAGGATGGCGCCGAAACAGATCTTGATCTGGGGCATTATGAGCGTTTCATCACTACCCGTATGACTCGACATAATAACTTTACTACCGGTCAAATCTACGAAAGTGTTATTCGCAAGGAACGACGTGGTGATTATCTTGGAGGTACTGTTCAGGTTATTCCCCATATTACCGATGAAATTAAGCGCTATATTCAAGCTGGCGTAGGCGATGCGCAAATTGCGATTATTGAAATTGGCGGTACGGTCGGCGATATTGAATCGCTTCCGTTTCTGGAAGCTATCAGGCAAATGGCAGTACAAAATTCGCGCATGGACACCTGTTTCATCCATCTCACCTTATTGCCTTATATCGGTTCGGCCGGTGAACTGAAAACCAAGCCAACTCAACATTCGGTCAAGGAATTACGTGAAATTGGGATTCAACCGGATGTTTTGCTATGCCGTTCAGACCGTGAACTGCCCGAAGATGAGCGCCGGAAAATAGCACTTTTTACCAACGTTCGGGAAGAAGCCGTTATATCCGCCATCGATGTGGATAGCATCTATAAAATTCCAGGGTTACTGCATGCACAGATGTTGGATGAAATTATCTGTCATAAATTGAACATTCTGGCAAAACCTGCTGATTTGGGTGTCTGGAACAAACTAGTATATGCGCTCGAGCACCCCAAACATACGGTTACTATCGCCATTGTGGGTAAGTACGTTGATTTAACCGAGTCTTATAAATCATTGTCAGAGGCTTTAATTCATGCCGGCATCCATACTCACAGCCGGATTAACATCAATTACATTGATTCTGAAAATATTGAAACAGAAGGTACCAGTGGGTTGATTGAAATGGATGCAATCCTGGTTCCCGGCGGATTTGGCAAACGTGGTGTCGAAGGTAAAATAATGGCCATCAACTTTGCCCGAATCAATCGCATACCGTACCTCGGCATTTGTTTAGGTATGCAACTGGCTGTAGTTGAATACGCACGTAACAAAACCGGCATGAAAGGTGCCCACAGTACTGAATTCAATCCCGATACACCGTTCCCGGTTATCGGATTGATTACCGAATGGCGGACTCGGGATGGCCAAATTGAAATACGCGATGAAAATTCCGATATTGGTGGGAGTATGCGGTTGGGTGGACAGGAATGTATTTTGAAGAAAGATACTCTTGCCTGGAAGACCTATGGTAAAGATACCATTATCGAGCGTCATCGCCATCGGTATGAAGTTAATAATCTCTATATTCCTAGATTAGAAAAAGCAGGGCTTTGCATCAGCGGCTTTTCCAAGGAAGAGAATCTATGTGAAATGATAGAGCTTTCTGATGCTGAGCATCCTTGGTTCTTGGGGTGTCAATTTCATCCGGAATTTACTTCCACACCACGGTTAGGGCATGCATTATTCAAATCCTATGTTCAAGCAGCAATAAATTTTGCCAGCAAACATCAACTCTCCGGAGATGAAAAAATTCATGCATTACGTAACAACTGA
- a CDS encoding fructosamine kinase family protein gives MQAWHEISGQISAATDSFFEVKEAHSIGGGCINQAYCIADGKQRYFVKLNTSGNLAMFEAETAGLMEIHQSRTVRVPIPICSGQDAHATWLILEYLDINNGKCGKASDLGQQLAAMHRTTCNQFGWIRDNTIGKNPQINTISSNWVEFWRMHRLGSQLELAKNNGFNGKLQELGEQLLVNLEKLLPDTPPLPSLLHGDLWGGNYAYDKTGEPVLFDPAVYYGDRETDIAMTELFGGFSADFYSAYRCDYPLDSGYNIRKVVYNLYHVLNHLNFFGGGYYYQAQQMMSNLLAEIR, from the coding sequence ATGCAAGCATGGCATGAAATCAGCGGACAAATTTCTGCTGCCACTGATAGTTTCTTCGAAGTTAAAGAGGCCCATTCCATTGGCGGCGGTTGTATCAACCAGGCTTATTGTATTGCAGACGGAAAACAACGCTATTTTGTCAAATTAAATACCTCTGGAAATTTAGCCATGTTTGAGGCCGAAACTGCTGGTCTCATGGAAATTCACCAATCACGCACTGTGCGTGTTCCAATACCCATTTGTTCCGGGCAAGACGCTCATGCAACATGGCTCATTCTGGAGTATCTCGATATCAATAATGGCAAATGCGGCAAAGCATCCGATCTGGGTCAACAACTTGCTGCTATGCATCGTACGACTTGTAATCAATTTGGTTGGATTCGCGACAATACCATTGGAAAAAATCCGCAAATTAATACCATCTCTTCTAATTGGGTCGAATTCTGGCGCATGCATCGTTTAGGCAGTCAACTCGAGCTGGCTAAAAACAATGGGTTTAATGGAAAGTTGCAAGAGTTGGGAGAGCAATTACTGGTGAATCTGGAGAAGCTTCTTCCAGACACTCCGCCATTACCTTCATTATTACATGGTGACCTCTGGGGCGGTAATTATGCTTATGATAAGACAGGAGAACCGGTGTTATTTGATCCCGCAGTATATTACGGCGATCGAGAGACTGATATTGCCATGACTGAACTTTTCGGTGGATTTTCAGCTGATTTTTATTCTGCTTACCGCTGTGACTATCCCCTGGATTCCGGTTATAATATTAGAAAAGTAGTTTATAACCTGTACCATGTTCTTAATCATTTAAATTTTTTTGGCGGCGGTTATTACTATCAAGCCCAACAAATGATGAGTAACTTGCTTGCAGAAATTCGCTGA
- the argH gene encoding argininosuccinate lyase translates to MDNNSAAKKENHKNTWSGRFNEPVSALVERYTASVDFDQRLAEYDIQGSLAHAQMLAEQGIISNEDFTAIRHGLYQIRDEIRLHQFIWLQELEDVHLNIEKRLTILVGDAGKRLHTGRSRNDQVATDIRLFLRASIDEITNLIKAMQLALLNLAEQHIHTIMPGFTHLQVAQPVSFGHHLMAYFEMLKRDSERLSDCRKRVNQLPLGAAALAGTSYPINRERVAQLLSFDSVCQNSLDAVSDRDFAIEFCACAALIMTHLSRMSEEFILWMNPAFGFIQLADRFCTGSSIMPQKKNPDVPELVRGKTGRVNGHLIALLTLMKAQPLAYNKDNQEDKEPLFDTVDTLTDTLRIYADMLTGVQVNQLVMRQSALHGYATATDLADYLAKKGIPFRDAHEIVAKTVQFAEQKDCDLSDLALDELQKFSSQIESDIFAVLTLEGSMQSRKHTGGTAPEQVQTAIQKAKEWLTAENLKHASMA, encoded by the coding sequence ATGGATAATAATTCTGCAGCGAAAAAAGAAAACCACAAGAACACTTGGTCCGGGCGTTTCAACGAACCGGTCTCCGCCCTTGTGGAACGTTATACCGCTTCTGTTGATTTTGATCAGCGTCTCGCTGAATATGATATTCAGGGATCGTTGGCTCATGCCCAAATGCTTGCAGAGCAGGGAATTATCAGCAACGAAGATTTTACGGCCATCCGGCATGGATTATATCAAATCCGCGATGAAATACGGTTGCATCAATTCATATGGTTACAAGAACTCGAGGACGTTCATTTAAATATTGAGAAACGCTTAACCATATTAGTCGGCGATGCTGGCAAGCGATTACACACCGGCCGCTCACGTAATGATCAGGTTGCTACCGATATTCGGTTATTTTTGCGCGCTTCAATTGATGAGATCACCAATTTGATTAAAGCCATGCAACTTGCCTTGTTAAATTTGGCGGAACAGCATATTCACACGATCATGCCTGGATTTACGCATCTTCAAGTCGCTCAGCCTGTATCCTTCGGCCATCATCTGATGGCTTATTTTGAGATGCTAAAACGCGACTCTGAGCGACTGAGCGATTGCAGAAAGCGTGTGAATCAATTACCACTGGGCGCAGCCGCATTGGCTGGCACCAGCTATCCGATCAATCGCGAACGGGTGGCGCAATTATTGAGTTTTGATAGTGTTTGCCAAAATTCCTTGGATGCGGTGTCAGATCGGGATTTTGCCATTGAATTTTGTGCCTGCGCAGCGTTGATCATGACGCATCTATCCCGCATGTCGGAAGAATTCATTTTATGGATGAATCCTGCATTCGGTTTTATCCAACTCGCTGATCGGTTTTGTACCGGCTCTTCGATCATGCCACAGAAAAAGAATCCAGATGTGCCGGAACTGGTGCGCGGCAAAACCGGGCGCGTCAACGGTCACTTAATAGCGCTGCTGACATTGATGAAAGCGCAGCCACTGGCTTATAACAAGGATAACCAGGAAGACAAAGAACCACTCTTTGATACTGTCGATACTTTAACAGATACGCTGCGGATTTACGCCGATATGCTCACCGGCGTGCAAGTGAATCAGCTAGTGATGCGCCAGTCGGCTTTGCACGGTTATGCCACGGCTACCGATCTGGCCGATTATTTGGCTAAAAAAGGCATTCCTTTTCGCGATGCACACGAAATTGTAGCGAAAACAGTGCAGTTTGCGGAACAGAAAGATTGTGATCTTAGTGATCTTGCGCTTGATGAGTTGCAAAAATTTTCTTCACAAATCGAATCCGATATTTTCGCTGTCCTAACCCTCGAAGGTTCGATGCAAAGCAGAAAACACACTGGTGGCACAGCACCTGAACAGGTACAAACAGCCATTCAAAAAGCCAAAGAGTGGTTAACTGCAGAAAATTTAAAACATGCAAGCATGGCATGA
- the murA gene encoding UDP-N-acetylglucosamine 1-carboxyvinyltransferase, with protein MQKLIIQGGVPLHGEITISGAKNAALPVLCAALLTEESLKIKNVPVLQDIITMLSLLKQMGINVTAPNVSEITLSASTLTHLVAPYEMVKTMRAAILILGPLLARAGEANISLPGGCAIGLRPVDQHIKGLQVMGAEIHIKHGYIHAVAKKLHGARIVLDIITVTGTENLMMAATLAEGTTILENAAREPEVVDLANCLIAMGAKIHGAGTDIITIEGVPSLHGAEHTVMPDRIETGTFLVAATATSGEILLRETAPHLLDAVLDKLIEAGADIDSNDNWIRLKMHTRPKSINVRTAPYPAFPTDMQAQFMSLNCVASGTAIVTETIFENRLMHVQELIRMNANIEVEGNAAIVHGAPQLDGAHVMATDLRASASLVIAGLVAQGETVIDRIYHLDRGYENIEGKLSTLGAQIRRT; from the coding sequence ATGCAAAAACTGATTATCCAGGGTGGTGTACCACTCCACGGTGAAATTACCATTTCGGGGGCCAAAAATGCTGCGTTGCCTGTTTTATGCGCCGCGCTTCTAACCGAAGAGTCTTTAAAAATAAAAAATGTACCGGTGCTTCAGGATATTATCACCATGTTATCCCTGCTCAAACAGATGGGAATAAATGTCACTGCACCCAATGTTTCGGAAATAACGCTATCAGCTTCAACATTGACTCATCTTGTCGCCCCTTATGAAATGGTTAAAACCATGCGTGCAGCTATTCTGATACTGGGGCCATTGCTGGCTCGCGCAGGAGAAGCCAATATTTCCTTGCCGGGTGGATGTGCAATCGGCTTGCGGCCTGTTGATCAACATATCAAAGGACTGCAGGTAATGGGCGCCGAAATCCATATCAAACACGGTTATATTCATGCCGTAGCGAAGAAACTACATGGAGCCCGCATTGTACTTGACATCATCACTGTAACTGGAACTGAAAACCTGATGATGGCCGCAACCTTGGCGGAAGGCACAACAATACTTGAAAATGCTGCCCGCGAACCAGAAGTCGTAGATCTGGCCAATTGTCTCATCGCCATGGGTGCAAAAATTCATGGTGCAGGTACTGATATCATTACCATAGAAGGTGTGCCATCATTGCACGGTGCTGAACACACGGTTATGCCCGACCGAATAGAAACCGGAACTTTCTTGGTCGCAGCTACAGCTACCAGTGGTGAAATTCTCTTAAGAGAAACAGCCCCCCACTTACTCGATGCAGTCTTAGATAAACTTATCGAGGCAGGCGCTGATATTGATTCCAATGACAATTGGATTCGGTTAAAAATGCACACCAGACCGAAATCAATCAATGTACGCACCGCTCCCTACCCAGCCTTCCCAACTGATATGCAAGCACAGTTTATGTCATTGAATTGTGTCGCTTCTGGAACAGCCATCGTTACAGAAACGATTTTTGAAAACCGTTTAATGCATGTGCAAGAATTAATACGCATGAATGCGAATATCGAAGTTGAAGGCAATGCAGCCATTGTCCATGGCGCTCCTCAGCTCGATGGCGCTCATGTCATGGCGACAGATTTGCGCGCTTCAGCAAGTCTTGTAATTGCTGGCTTAGTGGCACAAGGAGAGACTGTAATCGATCGTATCTATCACTTGGATCGTGGTTATGAAAATATTGAAGGAAAATTATCGACATTGGGTGCGCAGATCCGACGCACCTAA
- a CDS encoding RidA family protein, whose protein sequence is MTKHIIHTLNAPQAIGTYSQAIRVSGSDTVYLSGQIGLDPVSMQMANGIEAQIQQVFSNLKAVTKAGGGSLNDIVKLNIFLTDLDNFALVNEIMASHFSQPYPARAAIGVKALPRGALVEMDGVMVLQE, encoded by the coding sequence ATGACTAAACATATAATCCACACCCTGAACGCACCACAAGCTATCGGCACCTACTCTCAAGCAATCCGGGTGAGTGGCAGTGATACTGTTTATCTATCGGGCCAGATCGGTTTAGATCCGGTCAGTATGCAAATGGCGAATGGGATCGAAGCGCAGATCCAGCAGGTGTTCTCAAATCTGAAAGCAGTGACAAAAGCGGGGGGCGGTAGTTTGAACGATATTGTGAAATTAAATATTTTTCTGACCGATCTCGACAATTTTGCATTAGTCAACGAAATCATGGCCAGTCATTTCTCACAACCTTATCCTGCGCGCGCGGCAATCGGTGTCAAAGCCTTACCGCGCGGTGCATTGGTTGAAATGGACGGGGTCATGGTACTGCAGGAATAA
- the recG gene encoding ATP-dependent DNA helicase RecG encodes MSVNVDVQEKLSRLGIYNELDLILHLPIRYEDETHLFLIGDAPQGHTVQVEGVIIHNEVVIRPRRQLICRIEDDSGILVMRFVNFYSSQIKTYAVGKRIRLLGEIRNGFFGAEMVHPKCRIVRAGESLAHSLTPIYPTTAGLTQKTLAKIIGQGLQDTQTLQALIETVPDKIIRKYRLKGFDDSVMCLHHPSPEESIEALQTRTHPAWRRIKFDELLAQQLSMRVHYRQRRSLNAPVLEQKNTLKDQLLPQLGFELTSAQIKVYAEISRDLTAAYPMQRLLQGDVGSGKTIVAALAALQAIENGFQAAIMAPTEILAEQHFMKLSAWFEPLGVHIVWLSGGMRKKQKQTEMDKIASGVAQLVVGTHALFQSQVVFHQLGLAIIDEQHRFGVHQRLALRMKGTQSDLMPHQLMMSATPIPRTLSMSYFADLDVSIIDQLPPGRSPVITKLIADRRRDEIIARIHFACQQDKQVYWVCPLIEESEALQLQTAMETYQHLRKTFPELNVGLVHGRLSPQEKAEIMLLFKEGKIQLLVATTVIEVGVDVPNASLMVIENAERMGLSQLHQLRGRVGRGPEASICILLFQQPLSKIARERLRIIFEHTDGFEIARQDLQLRGPGEFLGARQSGVPMLRFADLEQDGELLEAAQDCANEMLNNYPELAQQHISRWLGNKTEYLRV; translated from the coding sequence TTGTCTGTCAATGTTGACGTGCAAGAGAAATTATCCCGCTTGGGTATTTACAATGAACTAGATCTGATTTTGCATCTGCCAATCCGTTATGAAGATGAAACACATTTGTTCCTCATCGGTGATGCGCCGCAAGGACACACAGTGCAGGTTGAGGGTGTGATTATTCATAATGAAGTGGTTATTCGTCCCAGACGACAATTGATTTGCCGGATTGAAGACGACAGCGGCATTCTGGTTATGCGCTTTGTGAATTTCTACAGTAGTCAAATTAAAACCTATGCAGTGGGTAAGCGTATACGGTTATTGGGCGAAATTCGTAATGGTTTTTTTGGTGCTGAAATGGTGCATCCGAAATGTCGTATTGTACGCGCAGGAGAATCGCTGGCGCATTCGCTGACGCCGATATATCCCACCACGGCCGGTTTGACGCAAAAGACTTTGGCAAAAATAATCGGACAAGGATTGCAGGATACGCAAACGTTGCAGGCACTGATTGAAACAGTGCCTGATAAAATCATCAGAAAATATCGGTTGAAAGGTTTTGACGATAGTGTAATGTGCTTGCATCACCCCTCTCCAGAAGAATCGATTGAAGCCCTGCAAACACGTACGCATCCAGCATGGCGGCGTATCAAATTCGATGAGTTGCTGGCGCAGCAATTATCGATGCGCGTGCATTACCGGCAACGGAGAAGCCTCAATGCGCCAGTGCTGGAGCAAAAAAACACACTGAAGGATCAGTTACTGCCGCAGCTTGGTTTTGAACTGACTTCTGCACAAATCAAAGTATATGCGGAAATCAGCCGTGACTTGACAGCCGCTTACCCCATGCAACGCCTGCTACAAGGCGATGTGGGCAGCGGGAAAACCATTGTGGCTGCACTGGCTGCACTGCAAGCGATTGAGAATGGTTTTCAGGCGGCCATCATGGCACCGACTGAAATTCTTGCTGAACAGCATTTCATGAAGTTATCTGCTTGGTTTGAACCACTGGGAGTACATATCGTATGGCTATCCGGGGGAATGAGGAAAAAACAAAAACAAACCGAGATGGATAAAATCGCATCGGGCGTAGCGCAACTTGTTGTGGGTACGCATGCCTTGTTTCAGAGCCAGGTAGTATTTCACCAGCTCGGCCTGGCGATTATTGACGAACAACACCGCTTTGGCGTGCATCAGCGTTTGGCGCTGCGCATGAAAGGCACGCAATCCGATCTGATGCCGCATCAATTGATGATGAGCGCTACGCCAATTCCGAGGACGTTATCGATGAGCTATTTCGCTGATCTGGATGTGTCGATTATTGATCAATTGCCACCCGGCAGATCGCCTGTAATCACTAAATTAATTGCTGATCGACGTCGTGACGAGATCATTGCGCGCATACATTTCGCTTGCCAACAGGATAAACAAGTATATTGGGTTTGTCCGCTCATTGAAGAATCAGAAGCGTTGCAATTGCAGACCGCAATGGAAACATATCAGCATCTGAGGAAAACATTTCCGGAATTGAATGTGGGTCTGGTACATGGACGCTTGTCACCGCAGGAAAAAGCTGAAATCATGCTGCTGTTCAAGGAAGGAAAAATTCAATTATTGGTAGCGACAACCGTGATAGAGGTAGGGGTGGATGTACCGAATGCTTCATTAATGGTGATTGAAAATGCAGAACGCATGGGATTGTCCCAATTACATCAACTACGTGGTCGTGTAGGGCGTGGACCGGAAGCAAGTATTTGTATCTTACTGTTTCAGCAACCCCTGTCAAAGATTGCCCGTGAAAGACTCCGAATCATTTTTGAACACACCGATGGCTTTGAAATTGCCCGTCAGGATTTGCAATTGAGAGGTCCGGGTGAATTTCTTGGCGCACGTCAGAGCGGCGTGCCTATGCTGCGTTTTGCCGATTTAGAGCAAGATGGTGAGTTATTGGAAGCTGCACAAGATTGTGCCAATGAAATGCTGAATAATTACCCGGAATTAGCACAGCAGCATATCTCGCGTTGGTTGGGTAATAAGACCGAGTATTTGCGTGTATAA
- a CDS encoding M10 family metallopeptidase C-terminal domain-containing protein, with translation MIGGLDKDILIGGGGADIFDFNSVTESLVATPDTLSNFKWSEGDKIDLSTIDADLTLVGNQAFSLAQLTFNSGAETLLADVIGGADLLVSLTGV, from the coding sequence ATTATCGGCGGGCTGGATAAAGATATCCTAATTGGTGGAGGAGGTGCAGATATATTTGATTTCAATTCAGTAACAGAAAGCCTCGTAGCGACACCGGATACCCTCAGCAACTTCAAATGGAGCGAAGGTGACAAAATTGATCTTTCAACCATTGACGCGGATCTGACTCTGGTCGGCAATCAAGCATTTAGCCTCGCACAGTTAACATTTAACTCCGGTGCGGAAACATTACTTGCGGATGTTATCGGCGGAGCAGATCTCCTTGTCAGCTTGACAGGAGTATAA
- a CDS encoding calcium-binding protein: MFSGLGSETMDGGTGIDTIDHTVWDGAYTFNMPTGLNSFGGEIYLNFEIAKMGDGNDTVAGNNEDNTIFGGLGNDILEGGNGIDKLSGGIGNDTITS; the protein is encoded by the coding sequence ATGTTCTCAGGTTTAGGTAGTGAAACCATGGATGGCGGTACGGGTATCGACACCATTGATCACACTGTTTGGGATGGAGCCTACACCTTTAATATGCCAACTGGATTGAACAGCTTTGGTGGAGAGATTTATCTTAATTTCGAGATTGCCAAAATGGGCGATGGTAATGATACTGTCGCCGGCAATAACGAGGACAATACAATCTTTGGCGGATTAGGTAATGATATTTTGGAAGGTGGCAATGGCATAGACAAGCTATCCGGTGGTATAGGTAACGACACTATAACCTCGTGA
- a CDS encoding transposase, with amino-acid sequence MYHFVWIPKYRHKAFMEPYRSELKGIIGKIGYDYDIVELPPLNGHIMFCLKEKKYDTKLQTCLPT; translated from the coding sequence ATGTATCACTTTGTATGGATTCCGAAATATCGTCATAAAGCATTTATGGAGCCATATAGAAGCGAGTTAAAAGGCATTATTGGGAAGATAGGATATGACTACGATATAGTGGAGTTGCCCCCTTTGAACGGACACATTATGTTCTGTTTAAAGGAGAAGAAATATGACACAAAACTACAAACCTGCTTACCCACCTGA